The DNA window ttgcagctATTAAACATTTGGTAATTCGATGCAAATTATTAAGACTataaaaacagcaagcagttctcaaatatatatacaaacatatatagtAGCGAGATCTGCGCTGTAGTTAACGCTTGAGTCGCgttggcaaatgcaattgtttgacggacggacggacggacggacagactgTGGCTACTGTtgattaattttcaattgtaattATGCTTTGCAGCTGAGTTGTCTTcactcaatttaaatgcaagccAAAGTGTGTtcagctgtttgctgttgacaTGCATAGACATGTCATAAAGCTGGCAAgccaattatatataaaaaatcaaattagaaACTTAACAAGCCACACACAGCTGCGTCTGACttagcaagcaaaaagtaacaattaatataagcaaacaattagcaCAACAAAATcgattgaaattaaaatcaaaatcaagaAATGCAGTagccaaaaattaaagcaatgaaCTTACTTTCAAGCCATTCACTTGTCTTATCGAATGACTATATAAATTAGCTAGCTAAATATGCCAGCAGTGTGTGCAAAAAGTATTGGcatacacaaaatattataataattatgctgCTGAGCATTAGCAGCGTTGCCTTTAGCTCTATGTTcgaactatttatttttatatcttaAATTATGCCACCCAGTTGACCTCCCTAAAAGGGTCATcacttaaatgtaaataattgaatatgtatatagtaaatTGTAGGATATTGTCTAGTTAGCATATGTATGGACCCATGTGAtcctttgttattattttccCTTATACATAACTAGATTAAGTTGCCCCAGCGGTAACAGCAagcttgtttaaaataaatacatatacatttataaaaataaaaataaataaaaatattttaaatttaaaagtgaaacatttttaatatacaaaacaacttataaactattaaaatcaaataaaatattataaaaattaagctgctagatataatttaatttttaagcttaaatgcagtcaattaaaatttaaaaaattaataaaataaacttacacaaaaatatataatgcagcattttaaaattttatttatttgtcacaatttgaattgaaatttgcaaattgccaaCTGTTTTTTTGTAAAGATTtataatcaatataaaatttttattagatttaatttgcttatgttGACAGCATTTCCAttgattaattgcttaaagccATTGAAAGCTTTAAGAACTAATGACATGCATTCTAATCTTTAGTTAAAAGATTAAACAATCGAATGAGCGTCACTTAATTGACTGACAGCCTATCAAACGTTTACTACAGCTACtaactataataaataacagaCTACAGTGGCTGCCATAACAGTCGACAGACATGCGATatcagctataaaatatataaaatagccAAGCTGAACTATATTTCAAAGTCGAGTGCTcgcaataattatatatgcgaACAATTGTTAACTTTCTCTACGTAAGTTTacgatttattattaaaaacaatttgggTAATCAGCGTGTCAAAGCAAAAAGCCAAATGCTGTACTTTCTATTGGCCAATTGATGAATTGTGCAAacgactaacaacaacaaaacaataattttcaataattattacGCCGCTGCCGCCTCAATGCTAAGCAGTTAAAATGGGAAAATCAAACCAATCCCATGACCAAATGCCCAGCGGTGTACATGCGGCTCTCTTGCTCAGGTGTCAAAACTTTGTGGCGCAGACAGCGCAGcgcaataaacaattaatcgacggcaccagcagcagcggcagcaatagttgctgctggcaagtTAACAAGTTATAGCCAAGTTGTTGGCCAACTTGCTGGCTGTTCGCAGTTGCTCTTTTGTTCTAGCATTACAACTTGGCCAAACAATAGagaaaacaattacaataacaattcCAATGCTGCTGGCGACTTTGCTTGACAGTCCAGACTGGCGACTGTTGTCATCACTCGCAATACGTTAGTCGCTTGCTGATTGAACAAATTATAGTGTCTGTCATGCCATAAGCAGtacacatataaattaatttgtatttattattaattcagTCTCGGGCCagtcaaattttttaataaattcaagcacgcaaaattaaactattaaCTGAGCCGACAAAAATACGTTGGTTACGCtttataaatatgccaaattttttatatgactaaaataaagcacaaaaatcTTAGCTCAGCTGCTGTGACGTcacacaataattttaaactatttaaatgccATGAGTTGACcaactttgttttgcttgtgtgcaatttagtgtaaataataatttgttgtgtgGATTAAGCTCAATTTgcaatacgcatacgcagcgtgtgctgctgcccaaagcaaagctaagctAGTTTAATTACGCTGCAGCCCACAAACCGCAACAAGTGCAAGCAGCTGAAGTTGCCTaacaattgattgattgtaGTCTCCAGAAATATTCAACGCTAGTTTATTTCAAGCTATATATATCGAGTCCAAGATAAGTGCGTTtcatgtattttatataaatttatggcGCTAGTTGGCCTCCAGTTGCATGCGTGCGTTCAATTATGGCTGCGAGTGGAGCCCCAGGGATATAGTTGGGTTGCCATCATCATTTCTCCTGCTGCTGATAAGCAGCTTGGCCAAATGCGTTATTGTTACTGTTAATGTGGCAAttggcgctggctctggccCCAACGCATATGCTGGGGCTACAGTTAAGACTGTGGCTAAGCCTTTGTTGTATAAGAAACTTGCTGCTACTTTTCCattgctatgtgtgtgtgtattttttatgactttatCAGCGTTGCGTTTATGGGCGTGCGTTACACTTGGGAGGCGTGGCCGTTAGACGAACGTGGCTGGCAGGCGTCCCCAAGGATTTGCTTGCAGCtactgctctgctctgctctgctgtgtgGCTTTATTATTGCAGCATTATGTGGCATgctttatgtgtatgtgtgtgtgtgtgtgtgtgtgtgttgacaatGACGCCTCGTCGAGCGCGTCGCTGCCACTTTAAAGTGCTCTGAACTTGATTAATGAATGGCAacgctgaaaagtatgctacacacacacacacatacatacacacttgACATGTCAACGACACATTagcgcgctctcttgctcaaacatctctctctctcactcactctcgcCTGCAAATTTTTGGGCTTGCAAGTTGTCagtgctaatttaatttgattatgtCGCTAGCTGCCTGCTATGCATATGTAGCAATAACCTTTCGGCTGCTCAACCAGCCAACTCAATGTACAGGCAGCAACTGTCGcagtttaaagaaaaaaagctaCACTTGAAGAAACTAATAATACAGTTAAATAaacgaaaatttaaatttaaattgaaattgaaatttttagcCCTTTAACCTACAGCTATCtgtccctctctctctctctctctctctctctctctctctgctcaaCTGAAATGACTTATCAATTTGCCAAGTTGCAGCTCTCGCACTCCTTGGGCCGCTTGAACTTTTAGCCGCAAACTTTTGCATGTccgttttaataaattgcctTATGATTGCCTTTCGATAAGCTTTCGCTCAAGTGAAATGCCAACACATAGCGCAGCCCCCACCCCCAACCCCTTGAACTTAAACGCTTGAGTTTGAGCTGCTATCTAaagcaagctgcaaaaaaaattgttgttggcgccGCTTGCGCTtcctggcagcaacaatttttatggcttCCTGCGCGTCGCTTAAATAGATACACATACCGTTAGCCAACGACAGTGCCAGCGCCAGGGCTAggtaatttaaattgagccGTCGAACTGCTTGGCGTCTGTAATTTGctgtaattgaatttcaacGATTTGCTGCGGCAGCaagtaaaaaattatatttctaatatatattttgcgaCGGGCGAAAACTGATCTGAGCTGTAATCAATGACAAAGTCTgcacaaattgcgcatacgcagcgtggcctcattgaaattcaatacCCAAAGTCAGGCAGGCGGCCCCAGCAGCGTTTCGATTTGTGCAACAAATGAAGtgagaaattattattatcattattatttttattattattattatattttcgcAGCACTTTTTGCTGGCATAAGCaaatgctgcttgccacaaacacacacacacacacacacgcacacacacagagcttgCCACAGCTGTCCGTGGGGCGCATCACGTATtcacaaagcaaacaaactccGGCGtacgcataaataaacagcaaggCAGAAATATGATAACGGAagaataaagcaaaaaagaaaataaaatatgtgtatgtgtgtgtatgtgtgtgtgtgtgtgtgtgtgcaacaaaagcgaaagaCAGACAACTAATTTTGGGGTAGGAAGAGGCGTGAGCGCTCGTCCGTCAGTCACATCATTAAAAGCGAACGCGTCGCCACCTAATTCCAATCCTTGCCACAGCCTGTGGCAAGAAGcttttgcccaaaaaaaatacacagcgTCTGACGCAAagaagagcaagcgagagacaTTCATCAATATGCCAAACATGTTTTGTTATCATCAAATGGAAAATGCTTCATTTTCACGTACGGCCCAAGCTAAAGCTGTAGAGCTCAGCAGCAAGTCTGCCCAGCGGCGTTTCGCTGGcttgggggtgggggtggggtggggacTATTCACTCAGAGAATATTGCAGGTGAATTTCAGTCAgttaacattttgtggcaacgGCATACGGAAGCGCTGGCAGCACGCGTCTCTGGCTGCGGTTAGACCACAAAACTAAAGCTGGCAAAGCAGTGCCTTGCATCGTGGCTATAAGGCAGACACACAGTctaacgctgcgtatgctggttgggtggttgggtgggtggttgggttgcTGTGCAGACGGAACACATAAATTGATTACCAAAACATTTCACGACAAATTCGGCATGTAACAACAATGACAGCGCACAAAAACTGACAAACGCAGATGAAGCAGCCAGCAGTGGGTGGTTTGGGTGGTGCTGCGGCATGCTAACGGGAAGTGATTTTCAGCTGCAAAATTTGTCTACGAGCCATTGCTCGTGCCTTGCGGTTAGCGCCAACTGTTGCCTGCATCGCAATCAGCAATCGAAATTGGCTGCCCCAGGGGGCGAACGTTGgtcttgcaatttaattgccgcACTCAAAagcatgcaacagtttttattttagcttcaTCGATAGTCGCTTATCACTTATCGTCATCAAGTCTACTCCAAATATTGCTCAATGCCCATTGTACTATATTCATTATTGCAATCTTTAATTTCGCTTGCAGCACTTAATATATTAAcgcttgttattattgttgacgTGCTTAATGCAGCTGAAAATTGCCCAACCAGCTTGTAAATTttactgctttttatttacGCTGCACTTTAcgtaaatttttttatgcaagcCTTGCGACAAATGTTGgcttgcaatatatatataaaagagtaacaaaaatttaatatcaaatacTTGTGCATAggttattttatatttgatttgttctGCTCTTTCATTTGTGGAATTCATTTATGCATCATCATTTagattgtatttatttttaaataaaaaagagaatattacttttaattttaatattatatatttaataacaaatcaaacCTTACACAGCTTTatctattttgtatttaattgccTTTGCTTAActcatttcaaatattttgtgtattgttTTATCTTAAACTGTCTTCAGtctcaataaataaatagttgtgaatttaaatttcatttaaatttaatatacttttATATGAAGCATCTAGTACTCgcttgtttctttttaattttattgtatgaTTTATCTCAGCTCAAAGCAATTAAGTCGATTcttctatttaaaatttattaacaaataatttatatttgcctaAAGAATTTGTTAgatttaagctttaactgaattcaaaatcaatttacttGCAAATCAGAAAGCTATAATTtctgctttataaattttatatgttttgctaaggccaaatatattttttttaatcgcaatgtaaataattatcaaatcaaaattaatctTTGACATTAGCACTTTAGTGGGCATCAAATGTCTGCGCTTATCGAAGACGCAGCTGGCTCAGCTGCTGCCGGCAAGATGTGCAAGATATAGATCATTATCTTATCTAGAGTACTTCCCGTTGCGTTACACACGACGCTTtatcgcttttgttttgctaccAGAGAGTGACGAATAAATGCGCTGTGGCTTGCTTGGGACTTTATTGGACTTTACGCTTTAATAGTTCAGATTGTTGGGATTGATGTTCTCGCTGGCGCTGCAGAGGAACTTGTAGCTGGGATTGACGCCCGTGGTGCACTTGCTGGCGGCCGAGGAGCAGGAGTTGTACATCTTGGTGCCGATCATGTTGGTGGTGGCATAATTGCAGGCCATGAGGAAGGCCTTGTAGCTCTGATTCTTCACCGAGTAGGTGGAGACGGCACAGCCGACGGCAGTGTTGCGATCAGCGACCATAACGGTGAAGTGGCCAATGGCAGGACCATTGTAATTGTTGGGATAGGCATCGATGTGCGACTGCTTTGTGTCCTTGACCTCGGCGTACCACATGTCCACGCCGCGAATGACCTCAGCGGTGGCATTCAGTGGCGCAAACCAGCCCATCCACGCGAGATTCTGTCCAGCGTAGTCAAAGGCGTCGGTCTTGCGGCACTTGTCGTGCTTCATTTCGCAGCTGCGCACATTTAGGGAGGCCAGATAGGCCAGCTCATCGTTCCAGCGCATGGTGGCCATGCGGCAGGCGCGACTCAAATGGCTGGCACCACCGCCGGCAATAAAGTTGCGATGCTGATTGTGCCTGTCGACAATCGCAGCCTTCTGCGCcgacgtcagcgtcagcagctgcttgtcacTTGGGCAGCTGCTGGCCCAGGCCTGTAAGCAAATAAGCGATAAATTATTATATCCTTAGCGCTAatccttgttgctgctgctgccactacttacgccgttgttgttgcagccaaTATTCTGATTGGTGCCGCAGCTCTTGGCGCAGTAGTTggtggcgctgcagctgctcagcagcaggGCCAAGATGGTTAGACTTCCAGTTAGTATGTTACGCATTGCTGTTACAAAACTCGATTGTTGGCCCAGCAGTTGGCGCTAGTTGCTTTTATGCAGCCGCCGAGACGCTCACTCGATTTTATCTATAACATttgctcaaatatttgcttacaacTTGTTGTTTGCTTCAGCGCGGCGCGCGTCACTCCCTTCGCAGCCCTGAGAGCAAAACTGATaacagagagcaagagagagcaagagatggagagagagagagcttagACTATTCTGAGCTGCGGAAGCGGATGGCGAACACGTGTCTTGACCATTTGTGCTTACCCCAAGCAAATGTTGACCACAAGCCAGCCACATCGATTAtcgataagcagcagcattatatAATtgctatatagcatatatgcTATGGCATAACAGTTAATCTGCTAATCTTATCAAACCAAATAAGCAGCCAAATGGGCttgtaataaattcaaaaataaataaacataaaccaGCAACTAGGTTAGgcattgttaataaacaattctTTTCAACAatctttgacatttttatacaaattattgctaGTCCAAAAGTGAAGTCAAGACCCTTTGTTCTAATCAGATATAGGGTCGATTCATAAGAATCCATCAAGAAGTTAtgtcttttataaatattgactTCTTGATTTCTATAGAAGAAATGTCTTGAAGAATTCTTATGAAGCGACTTATAGTTGCTTAATTATATAGAAACATATAAAATGCAGTCAATATTTATACAAGTATCTAGAGCTAAgtgcatatttataaagtttaaacatagcctgcaattttgttttgctagcACTTTACTgaagtttattgatttattaaatgaagCGTCGACTGTAcataagcttattaaataaatatgttaaacaaaagaaagagaaacaattttatataaattgcaatcaCTATTTCTGCTTTAGTTGGATTTAGTTCACATTGTTGGGATTGATTTCTTCGTTGGAGTTGCAGAGAAACTTGTAGCTGGGATTGACGCCCGTGCTGCACTTGCTGGCGGGCTTGGCGCAGGAGTTGTACACTTTGTGCTCAGGCAAGATGCTGGTGGCATAATTGCAGGCCATAAGGAAGGTCTTGAACATATTGCCCCATGAGAAGGTGGAGACGGCACAGCCAACAGCGATGTTGCGATCGGCAACCAAAGCGGCGAAGCGAGCAATGAATGGAGGACCAGCAATTTCTTTAAAGGCATCGATGTGCGACTGCTTGACGTGCTTGACCTCGCCATAGCAAGCGTCAACAGCCGTAATAAGCTCCAGTGTGTCATTGAAGGATCCACTACGACACATCGTGTACAGGCTCTGGCCAGCGAGCTCAAAGTCGTCGGTCTTGCGGCACTTGTCGTGCTTCATTTGGCAGCTGCGCACATTTAGGGAGGCCAGATAGGCCAGCTCATCGTTCCAGCGCATGGTGGCCATGCGGCAGGCACCGCTCAAATGGCtggcaccaccaccagcaatAAAGTTGCGATGCTGATTGTGCCTGTCGACAATCGCAGCCTTCTGCACCGAcgtcagcggcagcagctgcttgtcacTTGGACAGTAGCTAGCCCAGGCCTGTAAGCAAATAATCGAGAGATTAATATATCCTAAGCGCTAAtccttgttgctgcaacttacgcctttgttgttgcagccaaTGTGCTCATCATAGCCGTGACCATTGAAACATTTCTTGGCGCAATAGTCggtggcgctgcagctgcgcagcagcagagccaagATTAGGCTTAGACTTGGAGTTAGTATGTTACGCATTGCTATTCCAAAGATCAATTGCTGAGCCTGCATTCCATTCTAGTTGCTTTTAAGCAGTGCAGCGGAAATGGGAAAGGTTTGTAtgacttttgcttatttgcgtttgcattcaattataattatcagCTTAGCACATTATTTTGGGGCAAAGTAAacaatgctaaaattattgcGGACACTTTAACAAATAGCTTGCAAGTTAATTAACTTGGCAGATAACCGCAACACTAAATTACTTgtgttaaatataataaatatatactttatatacaaagcaaacaaagttttcTCATATTCAAGCCACTGTAAACTTTGTCTTAGAACTGAAATTGAATTCTTTGTTAAGCTTgagcttttgaaatttatttgcaaatggaaatgtttgtatgcatttaAACGCTGAAGACCTCGTCGACATGGCAGAGACCCGCATAGTTGGGATTCTTGCCCTTGGTGCAACCGGAAGCTGTGGCGCCATCTGTGTAGACAGCGCGTCCAATGATATTGGTGGTGGCATAGTTGCAGGCCACGAGGAAATTATGGTATGTGGCGTCCTTATAtctggcagcagcacagcCCAAGGCCATGTTGGTTTGCTGCATCATGGCGGTGAAGTGACCAATGGCGCTGAAAGTTGAAAGAGAAGCAATGAGCTAAGTTGCTGGGCATGGGGCGCACTACTTACGGTCCCTTGTAGTTGCTGGGATACTTCCTCATCTGCGCCATGGTGGTGTCCTTGTACTCGTTCCACCACATGGTGACGCTCTGGGCGAGCATCTCCTCGTCGGTGCGAGCGTTGCGATTGCCCGTGTACGACATAATGGCCAAGTTCTGGCCGCTGCTCTTGAACTGCTTCGTGTTGCGGCAGGCGTCGTGCTTCATCGCGCACTGGCGCACATTGTAGGCCGCAATCTTGGCCAGCTCGGAGCTCCAGCGCATGGTGGCCATGCGCTTGGCTGCCGCAAAGCCTGGCAGCTTGCCACGCGCCAAGTAATTGCGCCGCGAATTATGCGCACGCACCATAATGCTGCGCTTATCGATGTCCATGGTGATCATGATGGGTGCATAGTCCTTCTTGGGGCAGCTGCTCGCCCAGgcgccattgttgttgcaggcaATGTGCTTGGACTCGCCACACAAACTTGCCGCACAGTAGTTGCCCCAAGCGGCCGTCAGCGTCGCCGCCAGCGCGCAAATCGCTAACCCAAGTCGCAACATTTAGAcacagccacaaaaaaaaaaaaacaaaccacACTGCGCACTTTGCTGTCAACTAAGCTGCGCATTCGCATTTATATACCAAGCCACAAGCTGAGCCTATTATTTAACtttcatttaagcaaatagcaatagaaattgtttcaaaaaaaaacataaagaaTTAAGTATTAAGgccaaagtgtgtgtgtggaacaGACGCATAGCtgcaaataaagtaaaaacatCTTCCAACTGTGTTTGccaattcttttcttttgcaaatttcagttttaatttagtattttttttttggcagctaaaCTTGCCagattgccagcagcaacagcaagttttatatatataattccaGTAGTTataaagctgcaactgcttacaaataaatttgaatcgctttacaacaa is part of the Drosophila busckii strain San Diego stock center, stock number 13000-0081.31 chromosome X, ASM1175060v1, whole genome shotgun sequence genome and encodes:
- the LOC108605331 gene encoding antigen 5 like allergen Cul n 1-like, giving the protein MRNILTPSLSLILALLLRSCSATDYCAKKCFNGHGYDEHIGCNNKGAWASYCPSDKQLLPLTSVQKAAIVDRHNQHRNFIAGGGASHLSGACRMATMRWNDELAYLASLNVRSCQMKHDKCRKTDDFELAGQSLYTMCRSGSFNDTLELITAVDACYGEVKHVKQSHIDAFKEIAGPPFIARFAALVADRNIAVGCAVSTFSWGNMFKTFLMACNYATSILPEHKVYNSCAKPASKCSTGVNPSYKFLCNSNEEINPNNVN
- the LOC108606083 gene encoding antigen 5 like allergen Cul n 1; the protein is MLRLGLAICALAATLTAAWGNYCAASLCGESKHIACNNNGAWASSCPKKDYAPIMITMDIDKRSIMVRAHNSRRNYLARGKLPGFAAAKRMATMRWSSELAKIAAYNVRQCAMKHDACRNTKQFKSSGQNLAIMSYTGNRNARTDEEMLAQSVTMWWNEYKDTTMAQMRKYPSNYKGPAIGHFTAMMQQTNMALGCAAARYKDATYHNFLVACNYATTNIIGRAVYTDGATASGCTKGKNPNYAGLCHVDEVFSV
- the LOC108605767 gene encoding antigen 5 like allergen Cul n 1 — its product is MRNILTGSLTILALLLSSCSATNYCAKSCGTNQNIGCNNNGAWASSCPSDKQLLTLTSAQKAAIVDRHNQHRNFIAGGGASHLSRACRMATMRWNDELAYLASLNVRSCEMKHDKCRKTDAFDYAGQNLAWMGWFAPLNATAEVIRGVDMWYAEVKDTKQSHIDAYPNNYNGPAIGHFTVMVADRNTAVGCAVSTYSVKNQSYKAFLMACNYATTNMIGTKMYNSCSSAASKCTTGVNPSYKFLCSASENINPNNLNY